Proteins from a single region of Bactrocera neohumeralis isolate Rockhampton unplaced genomic scaffold, APGP_CSIRO_Bneo_wtdbg2-racon-allhic-juicebox.fasta_v2 cluster10, whole genome shotgun sequence:
- the LOC126765393 gene encoding uncharacterized protein LOC126765393 has translation MKTLIVCSILMTLALAHPQREGAAYTNEAIRQAQQTFLIPKDAQIQNVQEGIELGAYEAIPGNQRINLFEILGDQVPSEVINNLQSQVDQIGRNK, from the coding sequence ATGAAAACCCTCATTGTGTGTAGCATTCTAATGACGCTCGCATTGGCCCATCCTCAACGTGAAGGAGCAGCCTATACTAATGAAGCCATACGCCAGGCACAGCAGACTTTTCTCATACCAAAAGATGCACAAATTCAAAATGTGCAAGAAGGTATTGAACTGGGTGCATACGAGGCGATTCCCGGAAATCAGCGGATAAATCTATTCGAAATCCTCGGTGATCAAGTGCCATCTGAAGTTATTAACAACCTTCAGTCACAAGTCGATCAGATTGGTAGGAATAAGTAA